One stretch of Corallococcus exiguus DNA includes these proteins:
- a CDS encoding DNA repair ATPase, with protein sequence MATDSTKTPGTQVPGGEATLEGGSYEVIRARLLSQADALATQANDLNGRRKALFGGTELTVIGNERVRTENNCVPRDIVSVGKYLLFGYNVFIGLKKETNVSDVFSLHRFEKTAEGFDLSAVPSTEAGGFLADPRFVKDFGELYKYYKDAKLLQLRRRDSRLLAVFQTGLSARDLKVFRFNVDVEGHATYVDNQGERDHVYPPSHDFEWTVATREQYVLGQHPHVNVLDQVFVETVKGDLTVKVEDNTTTGLGIYSEPVDDPDQSLDDAEFAWTQVGGLILLRILPFREKAYRYLVFNSRTQHVVRIDAIGQSCVRLPEDQGIVFPGGYYLQTGDYKVFDGASDGMEFHQSVRSPNGEDVLYVFHRRDEGAYVLFPYNLVRKEVQTPLLSNGMSLFADGGLVVFRATSQEPTRVHPMQVWQTPFVSDEHAAQLPPAPGYLGKVGNAELVRGISDALTLPRVAKTDKPTRRTYEDLVSAATRALDAYYWLSHAEVGLQAPIELLRRTSELIIDEFEKVLAMRKRAEESLAQALQTQETLLLNAQPEGLTDAEGFMRALADLRRHRGHLITLKDVRYMDLGRVDALEQAVVAASDAVSTACVDFLQKGEALQPLAARLDGLLERLEPLTTTAELAPLAEDVDRTSQGLEVLGEVVGGLQVGDPLARAKILEGISELFSRLNRVRAGLQAKRKELSGKEKRAEFGAQFKLLGQSIENALSQADSPEKCDEALSKLTVLLEELEGRFGEFDEFLGQITQKREELLEAFGARKQALVDERQRRASGLFGAAERILQGVQRRAKSFKADDELNAYFASDAMILKLRQLAEQLLALQDSVRADEVLSRVKSAKQDALRALRDKQDLFEGGEGLIKLGPYRFHVNTQPLELTLVPRDGALYLQLTGSDYTQKLEDPELLKYRELWDQHLVSETRDVYRAEYLAAGLLMDAEEGKGGLTLTALYEAGAQGQLMERVRAYAADRFDEGYERGVHDSDATALLEKLLALHQGAGLLRFAPVPRAWAALYWAFDPDDALRGVFHRRARSLARLRQAFDIGSDLVSLGDELGERVLAFLQGHGLAASPAEGRQAGRYLVEELAVDRPRFTTSREALALKDAFLAHLDRHGSRTAFDDDLRGLEKNLPERLRIARAWVDAFLAKREGGPGDAAHVALETAVVLLTERKLDRETAGAITATEATGLLGSHSRVQDRKLSLRLDEFLSRLGEFRQVRVPAYVAYRAYLRDLLDRERRKLRLEELTPKVLTSFVRNRLIDEVYLPLIGANLAKQLGAAGEGKRTDRMGMLLLMSPPGYGKTTLMEYVASRLGLTFVKVNGPALGHSVKSLDPSEAPNATARQEVERINLSFEMGNNVMLYLDDIQHTDPELLQKFISLCDGQRRVEGVWNGQTRTYDLRGKKFCVVMAGNPYTETGERFRIPDMLANRADTYNLGDILDGKEDLFALSYLENALTSNPVLAPLATRDPQDVHRLIRMAKGEDVPSGELKHGYAAAELQEIVAVFQRLFRVQQVLLKVNLQYIASAAQDERFRTEPPFKLQGSYRNMGKMAEKVVSAMTDDELERRIDDHYQGESQTLTTAAEQNLLKLQEMRGRLTPEKAKRWEEIKQGFARVKRMGGKEDDPVARVTGQLGAIEEQLGAVRDAVVQAAAQANVPSEDTPVAPHLEALREAVLEVARVSREAAQKPPAPVQVSLPAAPQPVQAPQAPATDLAPYLKHLAQLLKALTERVATQAEDAPTLRNAPMPQAPAPDFGPYMAQLSKAITALADRPVSVSLPSQAESLQRAANGPSPAELSRQIELVEGALLPLERAARRNVQGEGEGIKALQVWQGVTEALELLRGMLRR encoded by the coding sequence ATGGCAACTGACAGCACCAAGACCCCGGGCACCCAGGTGCCCGGGGGCGAGGCGACGCTGGAGGGCGGCAGCTACGAGGTCATCCGTGCGCGCCTCCTCTCCCAGGCGGACGCGCTGGCGACCCAGGCGAACGACCTCAACGGGCGGCGCAAGGCGCTGTTCGGTGGCACGGAACTCACCGTCATTGGCAACGAGCGGGTGCGCACGGAGAACAACTGCGTCCCCCGCGACATCGTCAGCGTCGGGAAGTACCTCCTCTTCGGCTACAACGTCTTCATCGGCCTGAAGAAGGAGACGAACGTCTCGGACGTCTTCTCGCTGCACCGCTTCGAGAAGACGGCCGAGGGCTTCGACCTCTCCGCCGTGCCTTCCACGGAGGCAGGCGGCTTCCTCGCGGACCCCCGGTTCGTGAAGGACTTCGGCGAGCTGTACAAGTACTACAAGGACGCGAAGCTGCTGCAGCTGCGGCGGCGGGACTCGCGCCTGCTCGCGGTGTTCCAGACGGGCCTGTCCGCGCGCGACCTCAAGGTCTTCCGCTTCAACGTGGACGTGGAGGGTCACGCCACCTACGTGGACAACCAGGGTGAGCGCGACCACGTCTACCCGCCGTCACACGACTTCGAGTGGACGGTGGCCACGCGCGAGCAGTACGTGCTGGGCCAGCACCCGCACGTGAATGTGTTGGATCAGGTCTTCGTGGAGACGGTGAAGGGCGACCTCACCGTGAAGGTGGAGGACAACACCACCACCGGCCTGGGCATCTACAGCGAGCCGGTGGACGACCCGGACCAGTCGCTGGACGACGCGGAGTTCGCCTGGACGCAGGTGGGCGGGCTCATCCTCCTGCGCATCCTGCCGTTCCGGGAGAAGGCGTACCGCTACCTCGTCTTCAACTCGCGCACCCAGCACGTGGTGCGCATCGACGCCATTGGCCAGTCCTGCGTGCGGCTGCCGGAGGACCAGGGCATCGTCTTCCCGGGCGGCTACTACCTCCAGACGGGCGACTACAAGGTCTTCGACGGCGCGTCGGACGGGATGGAGTTCCACCAGTCGGTGCGCTCGCCCAACGGTGAGGACGTGCTCTACGTCTTCCACCGCCGGGATGAAGGCGCGTACGTGCTCTTCCCGTACAACCTGGTGCGCAAGGAGGTGCAGACGCCGCTCTTGTCCAACGGCATGAGCCTCTTCGCGGACGGCGGGCTGGTGGTGTTCCGGGCCACGTCGCAGGAGCCCACGCGCGTGCACCCCATGCAGGTGTGGCAGACGCCGTTCGTCTCCGACGAGCACGCGGCGCAGCTGCCCCCCGCGCCGGGCTACCTGGGCAAGGTGGGCAACGCGGAGCTGGTGCGCGGCATCAGCGACGCCCTGACGCTGCCGCGCGTGGCGAAGACGGACAAGCCCACGCGCCGCACCTACGAGGACCTGGTCTCCGCGGCCACGCGCGCCCTGGACGCCTACTACTGGCTCTCCCACGCGGAAGTGGGGCTCCAGGCGCCCATCGAGCTGCTGCGCCGCACCTCCGAGCTCATCATCGATGAGTTCGAGAAGGTCCTCGCGATGCGCAAGCGCGCGGAGGAGTCGCTCGCGCAGGCGCTGCAGACGCAGGAGACGCTGCTGCTCAACGCGCAGCCGGAGGGGCTGACGGACGCCGAGGGCTTCATGCGCGCGCTGGCGGACCTGCGCCGGCACCGCGGACACCTGATTACGTTGAAGGACGTCCGCTACATGGACCTGGGGCGCGTGGACGCCCTGGAGCAGGCGGTGGTGGCCGCGTCCGACGCGGTGAGCACCGCGTGCGTGGACTTCCTCCAGAAGGGCGAAGCGCTCCAGCCCCTGGCCGCGCGGCTGGACGGGCTGCTGGAGCGGCTGGAGCCGCTGACGACGACGGCCGAGCTGGCCCCGCTGGCCGAGGACGTGGATCGCACCAGCCAGGGCCTGGAGGTCCTGGGTGAAGTGGTGGGCGGGCTCCAGGTGGGCGACCCGCTGGCCCGGGCCAAGATCCTCGAGGGCATCTCCGAGCTGTTCAGCCGCTTGAACCGCGTGCGCGCGGGGCTCCAGGCGAAGCGCAAGGAGCTGTCCGGCAAGGAGAAGCGCGCGGAGTTCGGCGCGCAGTTCAAGCTGCTGGGGCAGAGCATCGAGAACGCGCTGTCGCAGGCGGACTCGCCGGAGAAGTGCGACGAGGCGCTCTCCAAGCTCACCGTGCTGCTGGAGGAGCTGGAGGGCCGCTTCGGCGAGTTCGACGAGTTCCTGGGGCAGATCACCCAGAAGCGCGAGGAGCTGCTGGAGGCCTTCGGCGCGCGCAAGCAGGCGCTGGTGGACGAGCGTCAGCGCCGGGCCTCGGGCCTCTTCGGCGCGGCGGAGCGCATCCTCCAGGGCGTGCAGCGCCGGGCGAAGTCGTTCAAGGCGGACGACGAGCTCAACGCCTACTTCGCGTCCGACGCGATGATCCTCAAGCTGCGGCAGCTGGCGGAACAGCTGCTGGCGCTCCAGGACAGCGTGCGCGCGGACGAAGTGCTGTCGCGGGTGAAGTCCGCGAAGCAGGACGCCCTGCGCGCCCTGCGCGACAAGCAGGACCTGTTCGAGGGCGGCGAAGGCCTCATCAAGCTGGGGCCCTACCGCTTCCACGTCAACACGCAGCCGCTGGAGCTGACGCTCGTCCCTCGCGACGGCGCGCTGTACCTCCAGCTCACCGGCTCCGACTACACCCAGAAGCTGGAGGACCCGGAGCTGCTGAAGTACCGCGAGCTCTGGGATCAGCACCTGGTCTCCGAGACGCGCGACGTGTACCGCGCGGAGTACCTGGCCGCGGGCCTGCTGATGGACGCGGAGGAGGGGAAGGGCGGCCTCACGCTCACGGCGCTGTACGAGGCCGGAGCGCAGGGGCAGCTGATGGAGCGCGTGCGCGCGTACGCGGCGGACCGCTTCGACGAGGGCTACGAGCGCGGCGTGCACGACTCGGACGCGACGGCGCTCCTGGAGAAGCTGCTCGCGCTGCACCAGGGCGCGGGCCTGCTGCGCTTCGCCCCGGTGCCTCGCGCCTGGGCCGCGCTGTACTGGGCGTTCGACCCGGACGATGCGCTCCGGGGCGTGTTCCACCGGCGCGCGCGCAGCCTCGCGCGGCTGCGGCAGGCGTTCGACATCGGCTCGGACCTGGTGTCGCTGGGTGACGAGCTGGGCGAGCGCGTGCTCGCGTTCCTCCAGGGCCACGGCCTCGCGGCGTCGCCCGCGGAGGGCCGGCAGGCGGGCCGCTACCTCGTGGAGGAGCTGGCGGTGGACCGCCCGCGCTTCACCACCAGCCGCGAGGCCCTGGCGCTGAAGGATGCCTTCCTCGCGCACCTGGACCGCCACGGTTCGCGCACCGCGTTCGACGACGACCTGCGCGGCCTGGAGAAGAACCTGCCGGAGCGCCTGCGCATCGCTCGCGCCTGGGTGGACGCGTTCCTCGCGAAGCGCGAGGGCGGCCCGGGCGACGCGGCCCACGTCGCGCTGGAGACGGCGGTGGTGCTCCTCACCGAGCGCAAGCTGGACCGCGAGACGGCGGGCGCCATCACCGCCACGGAGGCCACGGGCCTTCTGGGCAGCCACTCGCGCGTGCAGGACCGCAAGCTGTCCCTGCGCCTGGACGAGTTCCTGTCCCGGCTGGGCGAGTTCCGCCAGGTGCGCGTGCCCGCGTACGTGGCCTACCGCGCATACCTGCGCGACCTGCTGGACCGCGAGCGGCGCAAGCTGCGGTTGGAGGAGCTGACGCCCAAGGTGCTCACGAGCTTCGTGCGCAACCGGCTCATCGACGAGGTGTACCTGCCGCTCATCGGCGCGAACCTGGCCAAGCAGCTGGGCGCGGCGGGCGAGGGCAAGCGCACGGACCGCATGGGCATGCTGTTGCTCATGTCTCCGCCGGGCTACGGCAAGACGACGCTGATGGAGTACGTGGCCAGCCGCCTGGGCCTCACCTTCGTGAAGGTGAACGGGCCGGCGCTGGGCCACTCCGTGAAGTCGTTGGATCCGTCGGAGGCGCCCAACGCCACCGCGCGGCAGGAGGTGGAGCGCATCAACCTGTCCTTCGAGATGGGCAACAACGTGATGCTCTACCTCGACGACATCCAGCACACGGACCCGGAGCTGCTCCAGAAGTTCATCTCCCTGTGCGACGGCCAGCGCCGCGTGGAGGGTGTCTGGAATGGCCAGACGCGCACGTATGACCTGCGCGGCAAGAAGTTCTGCGTGGTGATGGCGGGCAACCCGTACACGGAGACCGGCGAGCGCTTCCGCATCCCGGACATGCTCGCCAACCGCGCGGACACCTACAACCTGGGTGACATCCTGGACGGCAAGGAGGACCTGTTCGCGCTCAGCTACCTGGAGAACGCGCTCACCTCCAACCCGGTGCTCGCGCCGCTGGCCACGCGCGACCCGCAGGACGTGCACCGCCTCATCCGGATGGCCAAGGGCGAGGACGTCCCCTCCGGCGAGCTGAAGCACGGCTACGCGGCGGCGGAGCTGCAGGAGATTGTCGCCGTCTTCCAGCGGCTGTTCCGCGTGCAGCAGGTGCTGCTCAAGGTGAACCTCCAGTACATCGCGTCCGCCGCGCAGGACGAGCGCTTCCGCACGGAGCCTCCGTTCAAGTTGCAGGGCAGCTACCGCAACATGGGCAAGATGGCGGAGAAGGTCGTCTCCGCGATGACGGACGACGAGCTTGAGCGCCGCATCGACGACCACTACCAGGGCGAATCCCAGACGCTCACCACCGCGGCGGAGCAGAACCTGCTCAAGCTCCAGGAGATGCGCGGGCGCCTGACGCCGGAGAAGGCGAAGCGCTGGGAGGAGATCAAGCAGGGCTTCGCCCGCGTGAAGCGCATGGGGGGCAAGGAAGACGACCCCGTGGCGCGAGTCACCGGACAGCTGGGCGCCATCGAGGAACAGCTGGGCGCCGTGCGCGACGCCGTGGTGCAGGCCGCCGCGCAGGCGAACGTCCCCAGCGAGGACACGCCCGTGGCCCCGCACCTGGAGGCCCTGCGCGAAGCCGTGCTGGAGGTGGCCCGCGTCAGCCGCGAGGCCGCCCAGAAGCCGCCCGCCCCGGTGCAGGTGTCCCTCCCGGCCGCGCCCCAGCCGGTCCAGGCCCCGCAGGCTCCGGCCACGGACCTGGCCCCGTACCTCAAGCACCTGGCGCAGCTGCTCAAGGCCCTCACGGAGCGCGTGGCCACCCAGGCGGAGGATGCGCCCACGCTGCGCAACGCGCCCATGCCCCAGGCGCCCGCGCCGGACTTCGGCCCGTACATGGCGCAGCTCTCCAAGGCCATCACGGCCCTGGCGGACCGGCCCGTGTCGGTGTCCCTGCCTTCCCAGGCGGAGTCGCTCCAGCGCGCCGCGAACGGCCCGTCTCCGGCGGAGCTGAGCCGGCAGATTGAACTGGTGGAGGGCGCGCTGCTGCCGCTGGAGCGCGCCGCCCGCCGCAACGTGCAAGGCGAAGGCGAGGGCATCAAGGCGCTCCAGGTCTGGCAGGGGGTCACCGAGGCCCTGGAGCTGCTGCGCGGCATGCTGCGGCGCTAA
- a CDS encoding expansin EXLX1 family cellulose-binding protein, which yields MALGSEQKGIATFYDANGGGNCSYDPGGDLMVAAMNREQYDNSAACGQCVDIVGPKGNVRVRIVDQCPDCDKGHLDLSREAFDKVAEAKDGRVNITWTPVSCDVAGPVKYHFKDGSNPWWTAIQVRNHRLPIQKLEWKRDGDWKALKRESYNYFVTDSGVGEGRFQLRVTATGGQQLVDSVEKVLDDGSVDGAEQFAPQK from the coding sequence GTGGCCCTGGGCTCCGAGCAGAAAGGGATTGCGACCTTCTACGACGCCAACGGGGGCGGCAACTGCAGCTACGACCCGGGCGGCGACCTGATGGTGGCCGCGATGAACCGCGAGCAGTACGACAACAGCGCCGCCTGCGGCCAGTGCGTGGACATCGTGGGGCCCAAGGGCAACGTGCGCGTGCGCATCGTGGATCAGTGCCCGGATTGCGATAAGGGCCACCTGGACCTGTCCCGCGAGGCCTTCGACAAGGTGGCCGAGGCGAAGGACGGCCGGGTGAACATCACCTGGACGCCGGTCTCCTGCGACGTGGCGGGTCCGGTGAAGTACCACTTCAAGGACGGCAGCAACCCCTGGTGGACGGCCATCCAGGTGCGCAACCACCGGCTGCCCATCCAGAAGCTGGAGTGGAAGCGCGACGGTGATTGGAAGGCGCTGAAGCGCGAGAGCTACAACTACTTCGTCACCGACTCAGGCGTGGGCGAGGGCCGCTTCCAGCTGCGCGTCACCGCCACGGGCGGCCAGCAGCTGGTGGACTCCGTGGAGAAGGTGCTGGACGACGGCAGCGTGGACGGGGCGGAGCAGTTCGCGCCCCAGAAGTAG
- a CDS encoding vWA domain-containing protein — protein sequence MSPFFSKRRVSFVSGALLCASLVSACSSMEPAQGVSARNELKPQATATTRSAPKDESTALVAPPSPPPSTPAAKKRGDVAAAPAPMMAEERESSDALAAAEPAMRRAAPAKDAKAAAVAMGAPAGALMVAPPPVQQPMEKGKMQAVDGDKGVAEGGNVFETYKANAFTETAKDNLSTFAADVDTASYSMARRYLQQGQLPPTHAVRVEEFVNYFKYRYTPPEEGAFTVHLEGAPSPFNARRQFLRVGVQGKVVSRSQRKPAHLVFLVDTSGSMASSDKLPLAIESIKVAVKNLNENDTVALVTYAGSTRDVLAPTPATDVKKIHAALDTLVAGGGTAMGSGMETAYKHAVKKAAGGVVSRVVVLTDGDANIGPNLTPKAMLASIEKYVAEGVTLTTVGFGMGNYHDSLMEQLADKGNGNSFYVDSMKEARKVFETQLTGTLEVIAKDVKFQVEFNPKAVSRYRLMGYENRDIADKDFRDDKVDAGEIGAGHTVTALYEVELTGEAQDVATVRIRAKAPNGTEAKEQAFPLTRANLKPSMEAASSDFRFAVAVAATADILRAAPAAEGWSLATTQKLAEGAVAGDADRTEFVRLIGQARALTTASASGH from the coding sequence ATGTCCCCTTTCTTCTCGAAGCGCCGCGTGTCCTTCGTCAGTGGTGCCCTCCTCTGCGCCAGCCTCGTGAGCGCGTGCTCCTCCATGGAGCCGGCGCAGGGCGTGTCGGCGCGCAACGAGCTCAAGCCCCAGGCCACGGCGACCACCCGGAGCGCCCCCAAGGACGAGTCCACGGCCCTTGTCGCACCCCCGTCCCCGCCCCCCTCCACCCCGGCCGCCAAGAAGCGCGGTGACGTCGCCGCCGCGCCCGCGCCGATGATGGCCGAGGAGCGTGAGTCTTCCGATGCCCTGGCCGCGGCGGAGCCGGCCATGCGGCGCGCGGCGCCGGCGAAGGACGCCAAGGCCGCCGCCGTGGCCATGGGCGCGCCGGCCGGTGCCCTGATGGTTGCCCCGCCGCCGGTCCAGCAGCCCATGGAGAAGGGCAAGATGCAGGCGGTGGATGGCGACAAGGGCGTCGCCGAGGGCGGCAACGTCTTCGAGACCTACAAGGCCAACGCCTTCACGGAGACGGCGAAGGACAACCTGTCCACCTTCGCGGCGGACGTGGACACGGCCTCCTACTCCATGGCCCGGCGCTACCTGCAGCAGGGCCAGCTGCCGCCCACCCACGCGGTGCGCGTGGAGGAGTTCGTCAACTACTTCAAGTACCGCTACACGCCGCCGGAAGAAGGCGCCTTCACGGTGCACCTGGAGGGCGCGCCCTCGCCCTTCAACGCGCGCCGCCAGTTCCTGCGCGTGGGCGTGCAGGGCAAGGTCGTCTCCCGCTCGCAGCGCAAGCCCGCGCACCTGGTGTTCCTGGTGGACACCAGCGGATCCATGGCGTCGTCGGACAAGCTGCCGCTGGCCATCGAGTCCATCAAGGTCGCGGTGAAGAACCTCAATGAGAACGACACCGTGGCGCTCGTCACCTACGCGGGCTCCACGCGGGACGTGCTGGCCCCCACGCCCGCCACGGACGTGAAGAAGATCCACGCGGCGCTGGACACGCTGGTCGCGGGCGGCGGCACGGCCATGGGCTCCGGCATGGAGACGGCCTACAAGCACGCGGTGAAGAAGGCCGCGGGTGGCGTGGTGTCCCGCGTGGTGGTGCTCACGGACGGCGACGCCAACATCGGGCCCAACCTCACCCCCAAGGCCATGCTGGCCAGCATCGAGAAGTACGTGGCCGAGGGCGTCACGCTCACCACGGTGGGCTTCGGCATGGGCAACTACCACGACTCGCTGATGGAGCAACTGGCCGACAAGGGCAACGGCAACAGCTTCTACGTGGACAGCATGAAGGAGGCGCGCAAGGTCTTCGAGACGCAGCTGACCGGCACGCTGGAGGTCATCGCGAAGGACGTGAAGTTCCAGGTCGAGTTCAACCCGAAGGCCGTCAGCCGCTACCGCCTGATGGGCTACGAGAACCGCGACATCGCGGACAAGGACTTCCGCGACGACAAGGTGGACGCGGGCGAGATTGGCGCGGGCCACACCGTGACGGCGCTCTACGAAGTGGAGCTCACGGGCGAGGCGCAGGACGTGGCCACCGTGCGCATCCGCGCCAAGGCGCCCAACGGCACGGAGGCCAAGGAGCAGGCCTTCCCGCTCACCCGCGCCAACCTGAAGCCGTCCATGGAGGCCGCGTCCAGTGACTTCCGCTTCGCCGTCGCCGTGGCCGCCACCGCGGACATCCTCCGCGCCGCGCCCGCCGCCGAGGGCTGGAGCCTGGCCACCACGCAGAAGCTGGCGGAGGGCGCCGTGGCCGGTGACGCCGACCGCACCGAGTTCGTTCGTCTCATCGGCCAGGCCCGCGCGCTGACGACCGCGTCGGCCAGCGGCCACTGA
- a CDS encoding VOC family protein produces METTRPFRILGIQQIAIGGLDKGALRKLWVDTLGLTAHGTYRSEKENVDEDIVVAGAGPFKVEVDLMQPVNPDGRPKVHDPALNHVGLWVDDLAVAVKWLEGQGMRFTPGGIRKGAAGFDVCFIHPKASDQFPLSGEGVLIELVQAPPEIIRAFEQAAASAVH; encoded by the coding sequence ATGGAGACGACACGACCGTTCCGGATTCTGGGCATCCAGCAGATCGCCATCGGGGGGCTGGACAAGGGCGCCCTGCGCAAGCTGTGGGTGGACACGCTGGGCCTGACGGCCCACGGCACCTACCGCAGCGAGAAGGAGAACGTGGACGAGGACATCGTCGTGGCGGGCGCGGGCCCCTTCAAGGTGGAGGTGGACTTGATGCAGCCCGTCAATCCCGACGGCCGTCCCAAGGTGCACGACCCGGCGCTCAACCACGTGGGTCTGTGGGTGGACGACCTGGCGGTGGCCGTCAAGTGGCTGGAAGGGCAGGGCATGCGCTTCACGCCCGGCGGCATCCGCAAGGGCGCGGCGGGCTTCGACGTGTGCTTCATCCACCCGAAGGCCAGCGATCAGTTCCCGCTGAGCGGAGAGGGCGTGCTGATTGAGCTGGTGCAGGCCCCGCCGGAGATCATCCGCGCCTTCGAACAGGCCGCAGCCAGCGCGGTGCACTGA
- a CDS encoding heparan-alpha-glucosaminide N-acetyltransferase domain-containing protein — MSTLPSAAPVSRERVRAIDWLRGLSVLVMIQTHALVLLTPELRKSVWTGRLLKVDGLVAPAFIFSAGFALALLMVRSAASGVLNERVRRNLRRITEVFAVAALVNWVWFPIRSEPVWLLRLDILHCVGLCLLLTLPMAALLAPRPRVLAGTAFVLAMVAFALAPFSDSAGEPWASFLRKSNWAPFPLVPWVGFAWLGAFAGCIAGAWGRKGLARALGFLIALGLLGTLMPRVLNDIYPPHRFFVTNPSNSATRLMWVCAVLLVLLWVEGRMAPDAKPSRARRFLEVFGTASLSAYFFHEMLLYYRVFGVFSFQKLWGDSSGWLKFSGLLALLIACTYVLCVAWDPVERAVKKAFARAGQWLLSAPRWLRPVRRRG, encoded by the coding sequence GTGAGTACCCTGCCCTCCGCCGCCCCCGTCTCCCGCGAGCGCGTGCGCGCCATCGACTGGCTGCGCGGCCTCTCCGTCCTCGTGATGATCCAGACCCATGCGCTCGTGCTGCTCACCCCCGAGCTGCGCAAGAGCGTGTGGACCGGACGGCTGCTCAAGGTGGACGGGCTGGTGGCCCCCGCGTTCATCTTCTCCGCCGGGTTCGCGCTGGCGCTGCTCATGGTGCGCAGCGCCGCCTCGGGCGTGCTGAACGAGCGCGTGCGCCGCAACCTGCGCCGCATCACGGAGGTGTTCGCCGTCGCCGCGCTCGTCAACTGGGTGTGGTTCCCCATCCGCTCCGAGCCCGTGTGGCTGCTTCGCCTGGACATCCTCCACTGCGTGGGACTGTGCCTGCTGCTCACCCTGCCCATGGCCGCACTGCTCGCCCCGCGCCCGCGCGTGCTCGCGGGCACCGCCTTCGTCCTGGCGATGGTGGCGTTCGCGCTGGCGCCCTTCAGCGACTCCGCGGGCGAGCCCTGGGCGTCGTTCCTGCGCAAGTCCAACTGGGCCCCCTTCCCGCTGGTGCCGTGGGTGGGCTTCGCGTGGCTGGGCGCCTTCGCGGGCTGCATCGCGGGGGCCTGGGGCCGCAAGGGCCTGGCGCGGGCCCTGGGCTTCCTCATCGCGCTGGGCCTTCTGGGGACGCTGATGCCGCGCGTGCTCAATGACATCTACCCGCCGCACCGCTTCTTCGTCACCAACCCGTCCAACTCCGCCACCCGCCTCATGTGGGTCTGCGCGGTGCTGCTCGTGTTGCTGTGGGTGGAGGGACGGATGGCGCCGGACGCAAAGCCTTCGCGCGCCCGCCGCTTCCTGGAGGTCTTCGGCACCGCGTCGCTGTCCGCGTACTTCTTCCACGAGATGCTGCTGTACTACCGCGTCTTCGGCGTCTTCTCGTTCCAGAAGCTGTGGGGCGACTCCAGCGGGTGGCTGAAGTTCTCCGGCCTGCTCGCGCTGCTCATCGCGTGCACGTACGTGTTGTGCGTCGCGTGGGATCCGGTGGAGCGCGCGGTGAAGAAGGCCTTCGCGCGCGCCGGACAGTGGCTGCTCAGTGCACCGCGCTGGCTGCGGCCTGTTCGAAGGCGCGGATGA
- a CDS encoding alpha/beta fold hydrolase, translating to MRKLLLLLCLPLFACVTTKSAPVPASADSSALHQVKRVKVAEGVELELLDFGGQGPALVFLSGLGNTGHVFDTFAPEFTAAHHVYAVTRRGFGSSSWPEQGYDTATLGEDVVRVLEGLGIAKASFVGHSAAGPELTWVATHHPERVEKVVYLDVRTNGDLLAELLSVLPMPPPSEPAPEDVASRAALAAAVARDVGGAFPAHEIDEANEFDPKTGHYLRDRKWPHAEERVMKGFSKVDFAAVTAAVLFLYVDQPRSGRAEDLPGFSQMDLPVQEKLRTLSARALQRDAEMLSVMSMPNWKGIKLEHARHYVWLTNHDEVLREMKTFLETF from the coding sequence ATGCGAAAACTCCTCCTCCTCCTCTGCTTGCCGCTGTTCGCCTGTGTGACGACGAAGTCCGCCCCGGTCCCGGCTTCTGCCGACTCCAGCGCGTTGCATCAGGTGAAGCGGGTGAAGGTGGCCGAGGGGGTCGAGCTCGAGCTGCTCGACTTCGGAGGCCAGGGACCCGCGCTCGTCTTCCTGTCGGGCCTGGGCAACACGGGCCACGTGTTCGACACCTTCGCGCCGGAGTTCACCGCGGCCCATCACGTCTACGCCGTCACCCGCCGGGGGTTTGGCTCGTCGAGCTGGCCCGAGCAGGGCTACGACACCGCCACCCTGGGCGAGGACGTCGTCCGGGTGCTGGAGGGGCTGGGAATCGCGAAGGCGTCATTCGTGGGCCACTCCGCCGCCGGGCCAGAGCTCACCTGGGTGGCAACCCATCACCCGGAGCGCGTGGAGAAGGTGGTCTACCTGGACGTGAGGACCAACGGCGACCTGCTGGCGGAGCTCCTTTCGGTCCTGCCCATGCCTCCTCCGAGCGAGCCTGCTCCCGAGGACGTGGCCTCACGCGCCGCGCTCGCCGCCGCGGTCGCGCGTGACGTCGGAGGAGCATTCCCCGCGCACGAGATCGACGAGGCGAACGAGTTCGATCCGAAGACCGGGCACTACCTGCGCGACCGCAAGTGGCCGCACGCGGAGGAGCGGGTGATGAAGGGTTTCTCGAAGGTGGACTTCGCGGCCGTGACGGCGGCCGTGCTCTTCCTCTACGTGGATCAGCCTCGGTCCGGGCGGGCGGAGGACCTCCCAGGCTTCTCCCAAATGGACCTTCCCGTGCAGGAGAAGTTGAGGACCCTGAGCGCCAGGGCGCTCCAGCGGGACGCCGAAATGCTGAGCGTGATGAGCATGCCGAACTGGAAGGGCATCAAGCTCGAGCACGCGCGGCACTACGTCTGGCTCACCAACCATGACGAGGTGCTGCGCGAGATGAAGACCTTCCTCGAGACATTTTGA